In Sceloporus undulatus isolate JIND9_A2432 ecotype Alabama unplaced genomic scaffold, SceUnd_v1.1 scaffold_999, whole genome shotgun sequence, the DNA window agagagagagagagagagagctgcctgcgaGAGCAAAGACATGTTCCATTTCctgctctccctctgacctaattccctcccctgaacttgaccctttaccctgctccttcttcctcctccttcccattctGCCCTTCagggcccccttctttcccccagctccttccttctcctccttctcatccATCACTCcgattgcccttggcaccctttctccggctccttccttctcctcctcctgctccgttaccccaattgcccttggcaccctttctctgGCTCCTTCCAATGAAGGGGAGGTATGTTCCGCCCTCcctctgaacttgacccgatcatgattggggacaagttcatatttgccagacccaatgtttttgaaaagatacagcttttactccactttcaaaagacctgcaccaaggggcatttgcccctgaacaggTGTGAAAGCCTCCAATTCACTTGTGGaagaatcggggccaatatgaacttcccgtggttaatccaggttctgatcccaggtaaaaggtagtctgaacggCCCCTATGTGACAAATTAAGTCCTTGTACATGGTTTTAACCCCAGAAGCTTGGAAAATATATAGAAAGGAATGGTTGTAATTTTACAATATGTGGAATTTGACTTCAAGAATGCTAACCTCTATCCCCTTTCAAAATCATTATATGCCATCTTGCCCAGTTAATGCATTCTGGAAATGTCTCACCTCATTTCTTTTATCAGGTGTGCAACAGGTGAGGCCTGGCAGGAAATCTTACTAGCTGCCAGCTATGGGAAGCTGTGTGACCCTGAATCGGATTATGCCCCTGGGGAAGAATATACTTGTGGCACAGGTTTTGCTTATTTCTACTTCATCAGCTTCTACATGCTATGTGCATTCCTGGTATGTTCTTTTTGCTGGCCTATCTTGTGTTTATTGACTTTTAACATATAATTGTGTCATATGGGTAAACatgctttcatcatcatcatcatctgctaaGCTAGTAGTAATGGGTAAGTCTAGTTGTTCACTCCatttactgtactgtataattgaaggcacagaagatGACTGTTCAATTGTTTCCTCTCCCACTTTTCCTATACCTAGTATTGCTGCTAGATATAGTTGATTTCATTTCTCCCTGACTGTAAATTGTAAATTGTTGTTAGCAACTgcttattttaaatctttcacatTTCAACCAGTTGAATTGCCTGTGACCCTCAAGTCTATCCAGCAATTGTTTTTCTCTGTGGCTCAAGAGACTGCCATTCTCTCagaccactcagccatggatggTTTAGGCAACAGGTGTCAGGATTAACAGATTGCCCTTCAAAACCAAATACAATCAGAAACTGTTCTGAAGCAGAAAGTGGAAAGCAAAGTAGGGGTGGAATTGTCTCCATTGAAACAGGCTTAAGGTTCTGCTTGTCCTACTAGTGTGAAAGAGCTTTTAACCAGCTTTACCTCCCAAATTTCACCCACTTTTTTCACTGAAGGAAAAACAGACATTAGTCTTCTGAAACCTCTGATCCATTCATTAGCCATGCTGATTGGAGAGTTCTGCTAGTTGTGCTCCAAAAACGTACTTTTTCCAGCTTCTACCAAGTATCAGCagtcagctgctttttaaagcaCAGAGGACAATTTGCTGTAATTAAATTCTAATGCCAATGAGTCACCTTGAGTATTCTCCTTCAGCTGTATAACGCTTACTCTACAAGCCATTGACTAACTTCAGCTCAGCAGCAGCATTACCCTCTGCCATCTTTCTCCCGTTTTATCAATTCATCTCTCCTTAGATTATCAACCTCTTTGTTGCTGTCATCATGGACAACTTTGACTACCTCACACGAGATTGGTCCATATTAGGTCCACATCACCTGGATGAGTTCAAACGAATCTGGGCAGAATATGATCCTGAGGCCAAGTGAGAATCAGTCGGTTATTAATCTTCTAATTAATTATTCCTTTGGCAATGAAAATAAAGCTTAGTGTTTCTAAAAGTCACTTCCAGTCTCCAAAACAGCACTTTTTGCTGTTTCATAATGGAAGGCTCCTTAAAATAGCATTTAGGAGGCAAAATGCCAGGCAGCCAACAGTACAAGCAGGGGGTTCCACtgaatttttttgtaaaaaacataaataaattgggGGTTCTGTGGAACACGGGCCTCAAAATTCCCATCCTTGATCTACAAAATGGGCAACAACAGTTTGAGCTCTCCCCTACTCCACCTTCTTTGGTTACCAGATATTCCAGTCCtgatgatgtagtggtttgagcattgggctatgactttgaaaatcagggtctgattccccattcaaccatggagCCTGGGTGAGCCTGGGAGTATTATACTCCGAGTCccccaaaaccccatgataggttcaccttggggtctccataagtcagaaacaacttggaagcacacaacaacaatagaaccCTTATCCCatcaatttatttgaaagtaCATTTATAACTGGGATATGACAGGGTTAATTTTCCTGAGTCTTTTTCCTGCTGTGATTACTGTTGGCTATAGTTGCCCATTAAATAGGGACATAGATTCACATTCTGATTTGTAGCATGTATTGTATTTTGTTCCCAAGTAATGGCAAGATAAATTTAGAATAACTAACACTCTGAAGACTGAGCTGCTTAGATCAATACTGAAGCTATAGCTGTATCATGTATAGGAAGGATCTTCCTAAGACCTAGCATGTTTACCTGAACTCACTATTGCCACCCAATGGTCAAATCATAAGTGCTCAGtatctttcaaaaaataaatacagctgTTTCTTGTCTTCTAGGGGGAAAACTGAGACCCACCCCACAGTTTGGGCTCACATCACAGTGCAATGTAACTCATAAAACAAAGATATATATTTTCATGTAGGTGCACAGCACACACAAGAGAGCCAGGACTGGCCATAAAGTCTTGTTGAATGAACAGGGCAATATAACAAGCAGAGGAGAGGCTGACTCATCTAGTTCTGCCTATATAATTTcacagtataaaatcacagttttcTCTTATTCTTCTTCACAGGGGCCGGATCAAACATCTAGATGTGGTGACTCTGCTGAGACGAATCCAGCCTCCATTGGGCTTTGGGAAGTTTTGTCCACATCGTGTAGCTTGCAAGGTAATCTTTCCTTATAAACTCTAACTGGGGTCAATTCTTGCTAtagtttccatgttatttctgtctcctGCACCAAATGATTTCATAAACCGGCATGCAATGGACTTTAGAAATACTTGAACAGGCATAGGAACGAAGGGTTGGCATTTAATGCTGCAGTCAGGTGTTAAAGTCAACATGCTGTAATAGTTGTTAAAGTTAAGGGAcctgaatgtgttttgaatatgCACCCACAAttatctgtgtatgtgtatgaagaGAAAGATAAATAGAACCCTTACTCTATGGAAGGAATATGAATGTATGTGGCAGCTCCAACCCCTCTACTAGCAACCTTCCTATATCTGCTAGAAAGTTCTGAAGTGAAAATGTAACCATGTTCAGGTAATCACAGTTGTAGAGATTCCTCTTATCAGGAACTCCGATAAACATGGTTCCCATTAATGTAGAGCCTTTTGACCATATTCAGGTGAACACTATTACAGTTTCCCTTTGAACTTTCTCACAGGAAGGCTGCTAGTAGAGAGGACAAGGGCATCTCCCTATTTCCTCCGCACCTGACTAGGGCTATAACATGTCATTGTATTTGTGACTTCACACACATTTATTTGTATGTGTGATTGCTTTTTTGCAGCGCTTGGTGGGCATGAATATGCCCTTGAACAGCGATGGTACAGTTACTTTCAATGCTACCCTCTTCGCTCTGGTGAGAACTGCCCTCAAGATCAAGACAGAAGGTAAGAGATGAAACCTATCCATGGCTAAATCTGAATAGCTCCATTGTGCTTTCTCACAACAGCTATCATTCATCTTGTGAGTGCAAAAGAACATTAGTCACTTTATATGGTAGTAGAAGCTCTGCTGACCTTAAAAGCCATTACTGCACGATTACACAAGCCCAACGGAAGATGCTATAAATCAAGAGTAACTAATGTCTTTCTAGTACATTTAATCATAAGACCTCAAAGTGTCACGTCCTCATCTGTTGTAAATTAACTTAAGTACCTTCAGCATGGACCCATGCCAACATGCTGTTGCTGGATAATCAGGAAAGGTTTCAAGAGCTTAAGCTTTACAAAAGACAAATGTAAAGAATTTAATCCACCTGAGAGCTGATAAAGGAGAAAATCCTTATCAATGTAGGCATAGCTATCATAATTGTAATTATATCTGGTCCCACCTTTTTTAGAGACAACTCAAGGTTGTCAACACTGCAtactatttaaaacacacacagaaaaacaaatgaaaaacaactgATCAAAACAATTAAATGTAAATAAACATACAACTAGCTGAAGCAATAAAAcccaggagaaaaaaataaaaaaaataatgtaatgcGACTAGACAGCTCACCCACAACCAATAAAACTGGCAttatattttcaaaacaaaagtattgaatgaatgaatgaatgaatgaatgaatgaatgaatttattacggcacatggccagcaccaaaatatggcaaaaatacaaaatatgtaaCTTCAGGTGTACTGCCATAGCACAAATATATCTACATTCTACTCCGAACGAAgatctatggcgcgttacagaccgcctctttggggcgtCCTGTAGGCGtgcctttccccaccagatcggggcctcagcggttagaacggcagccgctgaggccccgatccaccgtttttcgggccgcggggaagcggcaaaaggccccttccccacagcctggaaaggggtgtccttggggcttcaagccccaaggacaccccaacggcagcggggactctcagaaaggggccactcggcccctttctgatttgcgtcgctggtgcagccttcacacgtctgcaccagcgacacaaaccaggaaggagctctgtttcggagctccttcctgctccaccaaaagggtgcattaagcgccctcgcgcggagcgatggcgtcacatccgcgctgcctcgtttggaggctgcacgttcgtgacaccatcatggcggcccccatgtagatggggcgccgccatcttgtacggactcagtccgtactagagttagggacatCCGGAagcgacgcccctttttaaccctagtacggactgagtccgtagtttaaggcccgtctataacgggcctaTATCTTCTATATATCCAAGTATTAGTCCATGAACACACGACATTTGTACTAGTAGCTTTTCATGCAAATGAATGATGCCCAAATGAtatgaaaatattctttaaatatgACATCAGCTTCTGGATCAGCCACATACAGTACTTAGGGAGGTACTGTCCAGTGGACTCAATATGATTGTTGctatggaggtacttgtgataggttcctctggcccaggaatggcagtggttccacctgtcctgaacggggtcacccttcctgtgaaggactccatgcgcagtctgggggtgcttcttgactcgtcgcttcacctgactgctcaggtgaatgagacggtcaagaacacctgtgctaagcttcggcttattcgccagctgcgcccatacccggcccagattttttttttttttgtggtacacgctctggtaacctcaagattggacttctgcaacgcactctacatggggcaatccttataccaa includes these proteins:
- the LOC121917828 gene encoding voltage-dependent L-type calcium channel subunit alpha-1S-like produces the protein CATGEAWQEILLAASYGKLCDPESDYAPGEEYTCGTGFAYFYFISFYMLCAFLIINLFVAVIMDNFDYLTRDWSILGPHHLDEFKRIWAEYDPEAKGRIKHLDVVTLLRRIQPPLGFGKFCPHRVACKRLVGMNMPLNSDGTVTFNATLFALVRTALKIKTEGKR